The proteins below come from a single Leptidea sinapis chromosome Z, ilLepSina1.1, whole genome shotgun sequence genomic window:
- the LOC126978767 gene encoding chromobox protein homolog 3-like: MAEKKKEGEPVGGEEFYVEKILDRRIRNGKVEYFLKWIGYNDEDNTWEPEENLDCPDLIETFEEARKKKEAEGKRPKIGKDAKKRKSNADNTADLKGAKKSKSDDKKRSGFDRGLEPEKIIGATDSSGELMFLMKWQGINEADLVTAKQAHVRCPLIVIQFYEERLTWHTPFPDDFNDDSE, translated from the exons ATGGCGGAGAAGAAGAAAGAAGGAGAGCCAGTGGGTGGAGAGGAATTTTATGTGGAGAAAATTTTAGATAGACGTATCAGAAATGGCAAG GTTGAGTATTTTTTGAAGTGGATAGGATACAACGATGAGGATAACACATGGGAACCTGAAGAGAACTTAGATTGTCCAGACCTTATTGAAACATTTGAAGAAGCCCGTAAGAAGAAAGAAGCAG agGGAAAACGTCCTAAAATTGGAAAGGATGCAAAGAAGAGAAAATCTAATGCTGATAATACAGCTGATTTAAAGGGtgcaaaaaaaagtaaaagtgaTGATAAAAAAAGATCTGGATTTGACCGTGGATTGGAACCAGAAAAAATTATTG GAGCTACTGACAGTAGTGGTGAGCTGATGTTTCTCATGAAGTGGCAGGGTATTAATGAAGCAGATTTAGTGACTGCCAAGCAGGCACATGTAAGATGCCCGCTTATTGTGATACAGTTCTATGAAGAGAGGTTGACATGGCACACCCCTTTTCCAGATGATTTCAATGATGATTCTGAATAA